From the genome of Candidatus Cloacimonadota bacterium, one region includes:
- a CDS encoding M14 family zinc carboxypeptidase, whose amino-acid sequence MRLRLICLLMAFIPLILFAQVNLPLPECYHTYEEATSELFALEDQYPTMAKVHIIGYSEHDSIPIYALQISNDVQQLEGSWNRPALLFVGQVHAEEVLGVQITLSNAKEILQNNQSSPYIKWINQLDTWWVPTLNPEGHNVVTANMDTSYRKNKRDNNNNGILDFDTRVGYDIDGVDINRNFDFNWAHGDTLMQPGGDEVYDYYRGPAPMSESENQAIKALCDQKKFVYSICWHSSRSGNFSEKVYFSYNWKDVRPSPDFAFAQSIAQGVATAIHKENGQPYEYYPNASRRGAFHDWMYKEYGTIQLLIEVGTSNLQPEEPMMLDTVDRASEGVWWMLNRALNYSTDVPSTSMLTGTVIDSVTGEALEAEIIIPEKHAPWFVPRTSSPDTGRFWKVLPQGNYTIQARKKGYWDTVITNVTVYNTGRTTRNPELSPKQSAQLHGYVSSNGMNIPARIIIKDFIPDELNIVGAYQYEGFEGTYPIEIWNNGYYPYLENLAIAPGASQISFELGEANIIFSETWEQGTDNWEINGPWLLQDELSVNGNAITDSWGGRGHYARNCDVWIATKTPIDIPLTGNPLLHFDSHVYTEWNFDPVTVEVSTDGSSWQEIWIKSGRHDWWQKEYAYLSDFAGQRIYLRFRLRDVGIADELTDPGWTIDNIYIVSGSSSAHKDVLVPGLEKNALYQNYPNPAKNRTYIPYSLTDASEVHIDIYNIRGQLVRSYRPGNKAEGSYTWLYDGKDDDGKTLASGIYLYRMKAGKYNKTRRMVWVK is encoded by the coding sequence ATGCGATTACGCCTCATATGCCTGTTGATGGCCTTTATTCCCCTGATTCTATTCGCTCAGGTAAACCTTCCTCTCCCCGAGTGCTATCACACTTACGAGGAAGCCACCAGTGAGCTTTTTGCCCTGGAAGATCAGTATCCCACTATGGCCAAAGTCCACATTATCGGCTACTCTGAACATGATTCAATCCCCATCTATGCCCTGCAAATATCCAACGATGTTCAACAGCTTGAGGGGTCTTGGAACCGTCCCGCACTACTCTTTGTGGGTCAGGTTCATGCTGAGGAAGTTTTGGGCGTACAGATCACACTCAGCAACGCCAAAGAAATCTTGCAAAACAATCAATCCAGCCCATATATAAAGTGGATCAATCAGTTGGATACATGGTGGGTGCCCACTTTGAATCCGGAAGGACACAATGTGGTAACCGCAAACATGGATACATCTTACCGCAAAAACAAACGTGATAATAACAACAATGGTATCTTGGACTTCGATACGCGCGTTGGTTATGATATCGACGGTGTGGACATCAACCGTAATTTCGATTTCAACTGGGCTCATGGCGACACCCTGATGCAACCCGGTGGCGATGAGGTTTACGACTATTATCGCGGACCCGCTCCCATGAGCGAAAGCGAGAACCAAGCCATCAAAGCATTGTGCGACCAGAAGAAATTTGTATATAGCATCTGCTGGCACTCCTCACGCTCTGGCAATTTCTCCGAAAAAGTCTATTTTTCTTATAACTGGAAAGATGTGCGTCCCTCTCCCGATTTTGCTTTTGCCCAGAGCATCGCACAGGGCGTGGCTACTGCAATCCATAAAGAGAACGGCCAACCCTACGAATACTATCCCAATGCCAGCCGCAGAGGAGCTTTCCACGATTGGATGTACAAGGAATATGGCACCATCCAGCTTCTCATCGAGGTCGGCACCAGCAATCTGCAGCCAGAGGAACCAATGATGCTGGATACCGTTGATCGCGCCAGCGAGGGCGTTTGGTGGATGCTAAACCGCGCTTTGAACTATTCCACCGATGTTCCTTCCACATCCATGCTTACGGGAACTGTGATAGACAGCGTTACCGGAGAAGCCCTGGAAGCTGAGATCATAATCCCCGAAAAACACGCACCATGGTTCGTTCCCCGCACCAGTTCACCTGATACCGGACGCTTTTGGAAAGTCCTTCCCCAAGGCAACTACACTATTCAAGCCCGCAAGAAGGGTTATTGGGACACCGTCATCACCAACGTTACTGTATATAACACCGGCAGAACCACTCGCAATCCGGAGCTTAGCCCCAAACAAAGCGCTCAACTGCACGGCTATGTGAGCAGCAATGGCATGAACATCCCCGCCAGGATCATCATCAAGGACTTTATTCCAGACGAACTGAACATAGTAGGTGCCTATCAATACGAAGGTTTTGAAGGCACGTATCCCATAGAAATCTGGAATAATGGTTATTATCCATACCTGGAAAACTTGGCTATCGCTCCCGGAGCTTCTCAAATCAGCTTTGAACTGGGAGAAGCCAATATCATTTTCTCTGAAACCTGGGAACAGGGCACAGACAATTGGGAGATCAACGGTCCCTGGTTGCTGCAGGATGAATTGAGTGTGAACGGGAATGCCATAACGGATAGCTGGGGTGGACGCGGACACTACGCCAGAAACTGCGATGTGTGGATTGCCACCAAAACTCCGATCGATATTCCTCTTACTGGAAATCCCTTACTGCACTTCGATTCGCATGTTTATACCGAATGGAACTTTGATCCGGTAACCGTGGAAGTATCTACGGACGGCAGCTCATGGCAGGAAATCTGGATAAAATCCGGACGCCATGACTGGTGGCAAAAGGAATATGCCTATCTTTCTGATTTCGCTGGACAAAGGATATACTTGCGCTTCCGACTGCGCGATGTTGGCATCGCCGATGAATTGACCGATCCGGGCTGGACTATCGACAACATCTACATAGTTTCCGGCAGCTCATCCGCCCACAAAGACGTACTGGTGCCTGGTTTGGAGAAGAATGCCCTGTATCAGAACTACCCCAATCCCGCAAAAAACAGAACCTACATCCCCTATAGCCTTACCGATGCTTCAGAAGTGCATATCGACATCTACAATATCCGCGGCCAATTGGTACGCAGCTATCGCCCCGGCAATAAAGCCGAAGGCAGCTACACCTGGCTCTACGACGGAAAAGATGACGATGGCAAAACTCTGGCCAGCGGCATTTATCTCTACCGTATGAAGGCCGGTAAATATAACAAAACCCGCCGTATGGTCTGGGTAAAATAA
- a CDS encoding M42 family metallopeptidase, protein MDYTRYAVEQILALCKTPSPTGFTKVATKYLIEELSAMGYEAQVSRKGSVLANLGGEGNPLILAAHIDTLGAMVRAIKGNGRLRFTKIGGYPENNIENENVTVHTRDGKRYSGTVYINGPAVHVYSDSGTSKRDDNNMEIVLDEIVKSKADTEKLGISPGDFVSLDSRTIHTDSGFIKSRHLDDKASAGVLLALAKEVRDGKLKLTRKTGILFTTYEEVGHGAASGFPDDTVEMISVDMGAVGDDLGTDECKVSICAKDSGGPYDWDVTDALIKLAKKMNLQYAVDIYPYYGSDVEGALRAGYDIKHGLIGPGVFASHGYERTHTQAIDNTLKLLEAYLGQV, encoded by the coding sequence ATGGATTACACACGCTACGCCGTAGAGCAGATTTTAGCTCTGTGCAAAACTCCCAGCCCCACCGGATTCACCAAGGTGGCGACCAAGTATCTAATTGAAGAACTGAGTGCCATGGGCTATGAAGCTCAAGTCTCGCGAAAGGGCTCAGTATTGGCCAATCTGGGCGGCGAGGGCAATCCCCTGATTCTTGCCGCACATATCGATACACTTGGGGCTATGGTTCGCGCCATCAAAGGCAACGGCAGATTGCGTTTCACCAAGATCGGCGGCTACCCTGAAAACAACATTGAAAACGAAAACGTTACCGTTCACACCAGAGATGGCAAACGCTACTCCGGAACGGTATATATAAACGGTCCGGCAGTGCACGTTTATAGCGATTCCGGTACCAGTAAACGTGACGACAACAACATGGAGATAGTCCTCGATGAGATCGTGAAAAGCAAAGCCGACACCGAGAAACTCGGAATTTCACCCGGAGATTTTGTTTCCCTGGATTCCCGTACCATTCACACCGATTCCGGCTTCATCAAGAGCCGCCATCTGGATGATAAAGCCAGTGCCGGAGTACTGCTGGCCTTAGCCAAAGAAGTTCGTGACGGTAAACTGAAACTCACCAGGAAGACTGGTATTCTCTTCACCACCTACGAAGAAGTTGGCCATGGCGCAGCATCAGGATTTCCCGATGACACCGTGGAGATGATATCCGTAGATATGGGTGCTGTAGGCGACGACCTGGGAACCGACGAATGCAAGGTTTCCATCTGCGCCAAGGATTCCGGTGGACCCTACGATTGGGACGTTACCGATGCCCTGATCAAGCTCGCCAAAAAGATGAATCTGCAATATGCGGTGGACATCTATCCTTACTATGGTTCAGATGTGGAAGGCGCATTGAGAGCCGGTTATGACATCAAACACGGCCTTATCGGCCCCGGAGTGTTTGCCTCTCACGGTTACGAGCGCACTCACACTCAAGCCATCGACAACACGCTAAAGCTGCTGGAAGCCTATCTGGGCCAAGTCTGA